From the genome of Pseudomonas yamanorum, one region includes:
- the choW gene encoding choline ABC transporter permease subunit has translation MLTEHKIPLGQYIAAFVEWLTQHGAAYFDAIASTLETMIHGVTFALTWFNPLALIGLIALLAHFIQRKWGLTVFVIASFLLILNLGYWQETMETLAQVLFATLVCVVIGVPLGIVAAHKPMFYTLMRPVLDLMQTVPTFVYLIPTLTLFGLGVVPGLISTVVFAIAAPIRLTYLGIRDVPQELMDAGKAFGCSRRQLLSRIELPHAMPSIAAGITQCIMLSLSMVVIAALVGADGLGKPVVNALNTADIALGFEAGLAIVLLAIMLDRICKQPDAKVGGDA, from the coding sequence ATGCTGACTGAACATAAAATCCCGCTAGGCCAGTACATCGCTGCCTTCGTTGAATGGTTGACCCAACACGGGGCCGCCTACTTCGACGCAATCGCATCGACCCTGGAAACGATGATCCACGGCGTGACGTTCGCGCTGACCTGGTTCAATCCACTGGCATTGATCGGTCTGATTGCGCTGCTCGCTCATTTCATTCAACGCAAATGGGGCCTGACAGTGTTTGTCATCGCCTCCTTCCTGCTGATCCTGAACCTGGGGTACTGGCAGGAAACCATGGAGACCCTGGCGCAGGTGCTGTTCGCCACCCTGGTCTGCGTGGTGATCGGCGTGCCGCTGGGCATTGTTGCCGCGCACAAACCGATGTTCTACACCCTGATGCGGCCGGTGCTCGATCTGATGCAGACCGTACCGACCTTCGTCTACCTCATCCCTACCCTGACCCTCTTCGGGCTGGGTGTGGTGCCCGGGCTGATTTCCACGGTGGTGTTTGCGATTGCCGCGCCTATCCGTCTGACTTACCTGGGTATCCGTGATGTGCCGCAAGAGTTGATGGACGCCGGCAAGGCCTTTGGCTGCTCGCGCCGTCAGTTGCTTTCGCGGATTGAACTGCCCCACGCCATGCCGAGCATCGCCGCCGGCATTACCCAATGCATCATGCTGTCGTTGTCGATGGTGGTTATCGCAGCCCTGGTGGGCGCCGACGGCCTCGGCAAACCGGTGGTCAACGCACTGAACACCGCCGACATCGCCCTGGGCTTTGAAGCGGGCCTGGCGATCGTACTGCTGGCCATCATGCTCGACCGCATCTGCAAACAACCCGACGCCAAAGTAGGGGGTGATGCATGA